The genomic segment TGTGCCAAATACATAACTGAATGGATcaaagtagaaagacatgtggGACTGAATTCTGTaaatgctaatatatatatataatacactggTTCCTAAGCAGTGCAGGTCCCATTAATAACTTAGCACTAGGGTATAAATCCGAGACTCCATTACTGAAATGATTTAGCGCTGGGTATCCCTGCCAGTAGTGCCTTATAGACAAGTGTTACAGGCATGGACACATTcttatacacagtacatacatttatacacgcATACAGCATACATGTATACAGCCATTCATTTAGACACATACATATTCTTATAATGTCTACATACATACTATACTAAGATTCCTTCCCTTGTCCAAAGTCCTTAACCTTGTATGGTATAActgtacttttatattttattccaCTCTGTTATTGTATTGATTGTGCAGAGCTGTGTATACCAGtacttttatataaataaatacataccttCATTCTTAAACAGCATAGGGACATTCATTCACTCATACAAACAACATATATtcttatacacaaacacacattcaTTAATACTTGATCATTTGGGGGTATTTGTTGTAGAATACGAATATACTGTCCCATAACAGAACCATGAGTATCACTCTGCAGATACCTACACGTTGCTATAACTCCCAATACAACTTGTTGCCCTCCACTACCCCTtggtgttgctcccaatggcctcaaagcagatccCCATTCCTGGCATAGAGGGGAGTCTTGGAGGCACATGGGGCTAAGTTACAGCCAATCCTACCCCTTATTAAGCAACTGTGGAACTTGTATTACAATTGTATGCTTCTTTAGTATATAAGATTGGTGACCTCTGCTCTAAATCAGCTAGTGGTGGGCTGTtgagaaactacaactcccagaatcccatttAGAGGACCACAGGCTTGGTATTGATGCCCTATATCAGAGATGCTCAACCAGGCAGCCCCAGCTCTCCATGGACTACAGATCCTTGCACAACACTGTTGCAATTGCAGTTGAATTATACTTTAATATACATGTGTGATGTCAAAGTGGTGATATAATATTGATCATATTGTACCCTTAGGGCCCCATAACTAAGATATTAACTATTATATATTCAGGGAATGGAGCAACAGATAGAACTTCCCAAAAGCTACATGGGCCACATTGCCTTCAGTTGTTAACTGTTTAACTGCTACAAACAGGTACAAAAGCAGAGCACCTCCCTCCCTACTAGAAGCCAGAGGACAGAACATCTCAGTGACCAAGACAGACGGACACGGATAGAAGTTAGAATGACAGCTCATACCCCGAAGGTTCCCACAGACTGGCTGTATACCTGTGCTCCTCTGCACTGTGATTCTGTGCGGTCTTCCAGTCGGGCAGGGTACTGGCACACAGGACCACCATGGACACGATCACGAAGATGATGGAAATCACAGCCAGTATCTGAGCTGCTAGGGAGGAGGTGGGCTCCTCAAAAGTAATCCTCATGCGCTCCTTCCACTTCTTATCACTGggtccctgctgctgctgctgctgctgctcatcCTTCAGGTTGCAACTCTCGTCTGGCTTGCTCTCATCCGACATGTAAGTGTAGGTGTCCGACATGCGCTCATCCAGGCGCCGCTGGCAGCAGTACTCCAGCTGGGAACGTTCTAAGCCCCAGTAAATCATCTCGTTGTAGAAGGAGAGTTCGCACATCTGCGGCACAAATCGCAGCTTCCCATACTTCACGTACATCATGATGAAGCCGAACGCCTCTGAGTGTCTGTCAAAGAAATACTCGTTCCTCTCCTGGTCGTAGTCGTCGCAAACCTCCAGCACGTCCTGCTCCGAAGAGCAGCCATGCAGCCTGCTGACCCTGCGAAGGGGGAAATCCTTAATCACTTCTTGGGAGAAAGAATACCTGGCGCCCCCGACGTTCAGTGTGAAGGAATCCCTGGGGAAGTTCATAGCTGGGTCCGGTCGCTGTCCTTCAGCACCACCAGTGGCACCCCTGGATATTAAGCCAGGAGAGGTTTCACCTTAAAGTTTGACAACCTTCCATAGCTTGATTATAACAGAAAGAACCTTGGGAACTTTCCCCTAAAGTTTTACATTCCTTCCTTCCATTATCAAAATCTTCCCCCCAAATTCCACCTTTAAATTTGATACCTTTTCCATTACCCCCTCTTGAGTTACACCCCTTCTTTTAATGTAAACTAAGCAGCTAGAGGGGCTTCCACCTTAAATTTGGTACACCTTCCTCCACCTCCCAAGCTCCAGCAGTTTCCCTACCCAAAATGAAGGGGAAGCTTAATGTTTTAGACCCTCTTTCATCCCTCTTCTCCAGCAACACCCCTGCCCAAATGTTAAAAAAGGTTTTCCCTTTAAATTGTTAACCCCTTCCATCTCCAAACTCCAGCAAAATCCCATCCCCAGACAGATCCACAGAGAGGCACCCCGAGCAGAGCATGGCTGTTGTTCAAAAGGAGAAAGTCCAGGCAAAATCCAGGTCCTGCCAGGTTGGGTAGGGTCACCCTAAATTTCTGCCTCCAGCAGCACCTTCTTCTTTATTTCACCCCAGAAGCTCAATTGTCCCAAGTCTGCACCCAATCAGATGCATGGATCCTGCACCTAAAACTCCTGCTACTTCCCATATCCAAGGGGAACTCCTATGATTATCGGCTGGAGATACATGGGGAGACCTCTCCTCTCTTTCAACTCCACCGCCCATTCTGGTGTCTGCTGAAATTTACTCCATAGGTGGAACTGTCAGGGGGAGGCGGTAGAGGCAGGGGAGGGAGGGGAGCAGAGAAGGGAGGTGGGGAGGGAGTCTGGTAGCCGAGAAACCTCAGAGGTGCTTTCCTAGGGAGCACTTAGTGTTGTTTCTGACTTTTAATTGATACACCAAGCCAGCTGCAAAGTATTGTGTAACATTCAGTAGTCACACATGGCAACTAACTAGGGAACAGAGTGCAGCCTTTCCTGGCTCAATGAGAGAGACAAGAACAGAGGAAAATCAGCGTTTTGGGTACAGTTTTACctttgagagttgtagttcaacaacagctgaaggaGTATAGGTCAGagtccaccttcccccagggtctAACAGCAATAAATACAGAGCCTGTATGATTAGGACACCTCGCATTGGTGGGTCTCACTAGAACCGACAGTGTCCCCAGAGCCGCAGCTTAATCTGCTCTGTCTAAATGTGCAGCTTGCGCCGTGctgccccttaaaggaacagtaccaccAATAGGCAGGGTTTCTATTCTGTACGTGTAAAATAATAAGCAGAAGTCCTGTTATTTCCTATTCCCACATGTTTGCTCTCTGTGTTTCCATTCAGCAGCTCAGTTGTGTTTGGGCAAGTTTAACTGCTTCCTATACAGCACCCCCTGCTTTCTCTGTTGTGTTTAATGTTGGTAAATAGAATAAATATTCATGGGTTTGGGCACTATGAAAGAAGAGGGTCTTGTTAAACAGAAATATCCCACTCTCTAGAAATGATACTGACTGTTTGCAAGTGGTAATGTTGTAAATGTATGATGggtattttcatttaaataaccCATTTACCCTGCTAAAACATTATAGAATTTTAAAATAGGGGGTCAGTATCTTTTTAAATCCAAgtgaaatatttttaatttcctgACAGTTTATCCACTAGAGGGCTGCACTGAAGCTTAACTGATAAATCAGTATGGCAACCTGAACATTTCTCTGCAGACAAATAAGGCTCCCTGTTTGGAATAACCTTTGTCAATATGTTTTACTGAAACTCAGTAGGAAAAGAAAGGAAATATACAATTAAAGCAATTGCTTTCTAAATAGCTGTGCAAAGTAAACTTTAAAGAGGACATTCACCCTCCTTTTGTAACATTAAGGAAATGGTCTTTTGAGCACTTTCTcagttacattcattatttttacaaaatcacagcccccccccccccccactagcaGCCAGAGGACAGAACATCTCAGTGACCAAGACAGACGGACACGGATAGAAGTTAGAATGACAGCTCATACCCCGAAGGTTCCCACAGACTGGCTGTATACCTGTGCTCCTCTACACTGTGATTCTGTGCGGTCTTCCAGTCAGGCAGGGTACTGGCACACAGGACCACCATGGACACGATCACGAAGATGATGGAAATCACAGCCAGTATCTGAGCTGCTAGGGAGGAGGTGGGCTCCTCAAAAGTAATCCTCATGCGCTCCTTCCACTTCTTATCACTGggtccctgctgctgctgctgctgctgctcatcCTTCAGGTTGCAACTCTCGTCTGGCTTGCTCTCATCCGACATGTAAGTGTAGGTGTCCGACATGCGCTCATCCAGGCGCCGCTGGCAGCAGTACTCCAGCTGGGAACGTTCTAAGCCCCAGTAAATCATCTCGTTGTAGAAGGAGAGTTCACACATCTGCGGCACAAATCGCAGTTTCCCATACTTCACGTACATCATGATGAAGCCGAACGCCTCTGAGTGTCTGTCAAAGAAATACTCGTTCCTCTCCTGGTCGTAGTCGTCGCAAACCTCCAGCACGTCCTGCTCCGAAGAGCAGCCATGCAGCCTGCTGACCCTGCGAAGGGGGAAATCCTTAATCACCTCTTGGGAGAAAGAGTACCTGGCGCCCCCGACGTTCAGTATGAAGGAATCCCTGGGGAAGTTCATAGCTGGGTCCGGTCGCTGTCCTTCAGCACCACCAGTGGCACCCCTGGATATTAAGCCCCAGGAGAGGTTTCACCTTAAAGTTTGACAACCTTCCATAGCTTGATTATAGCAGAAAGAACCTTGGGAACTTTCCCCTAAAGTTTTACATTCCTTCCTTCCATTATCTGAACCTTCCCCCCAAATTCCACCTTTAAATGTTTTCCATTACCCCCTCTTGAGTTACACCCCTTCTCTTAATGTAAACTAAGCAGCTACAGAGGCTTCCACCTTAAATTTGGCACACCTTCCTCCACCTCCCAAGCTCCAGCAGTTTCCCTACCCAAAATGAAGGGGAAGCTTAATGTTTTAGACCCTCTTCCATCCCTCTTCTCCAGCAACACCCCTGCCCAAATGTTACAAAAAGAAGGTTTTCCCTTTAAATTGTTAACCCCTTCCATACCCAAACTCCAGCAATATTCCATCCCCAGACAGATCCACAGAGAGGCACCCCGAGCAGAGCATTGCTGGTGTTCAAAAGGAGTAATAAAAAGAGTCCAGGCAAAATCCAGGTCCTGCCAGGTTGGGTAGGGCCACCCTTAATCTCTGCCTCCAGCAGCACCTTCTTCTTTATTGCACCCAGAAGCTCAAATGTCTCAagtctgcagccaatcagatgcatgGATCCTGCACCTAAAACTCCTGCTACTTCCCATATCCAAGGGGAACTCCTATGATTATCGGCCGGAGATACATGGGGAGATCTCTCCTCTCTTTCAACTCCACCGCCCATTCTGGTGTCTGCTGAAATTTACTCCATAGGTGGAACTGTCAGGGGGAGGCGGTAGAGGCAGGGGAGGGAGGGGAGTAGACAAGGAAAGTGGGGAGGGAGTCGAGAACCTCAGAGGTGCTTTCCTAGGGAGCACTTAGTGTTGTTTCTGACTTTTAATTGATACACCAAGCCAGCTGCAAAGTATTGTGTAACATTCAGTAGTCACACATGGCAACTAACTAGGGAACAGAGTGCAGCCTTTCCTGGCTCAATGAGAGAGACAAAACACCCCCAGCCTTCTCTCCTGCATTCAGTTGCAGTGAATATCATAAATACTCATGACTTTGGACACTACAAAACAACagggtttttttaaaataataatttatatattaaagaaatATCTCACTCTTTACATGGGTATCAGTATGATTTAAAGAcaattgaacattttttttccagttttgtgaCCGTTTGTCCATTAGAGCGCTGCTCTGGAGCTTCTGTAACTGTCAGCTCGATCAGTATGGCAGCTGCCGCACAAATGAACATATCTATGCAGATACATACAGCCCCTTTTTGGAAAAACCTATGTTTAAATCATTGTAAAATTGCTTATTGTGGTCTCATTACTTtcataattacattttgttttcacagtttatatataagatattagtaaacactgatatatatatatatatacacacacatatatatactgtatatcattatatatgtgtgtgtgtatatcagtgaaacaacagcgccacttGCTGTTCCTTTGAGCTTAAATGACACAGTAGGCAGAAAATTAAGTGACAGATAAAAGgcaagtcttgtgatgttgctgtgctcagaaaataaaggcagcgagcagagaagagtcatttctacgcagagcaacatcacaagacttcaTTTTCTCCTGACTCTACCCAACTGGGGTGGAATGAACAGTAGGGGCAAACAaccaatattttaaaaactagaaaaatgtaaattgttagcAGAGTACTCTAaacatttcctttaaaacaaaatagtGCTATTGAAATTATTGGTATTAATAGAACTTTTCCTTTATAAAAGACAGATAATACCATGTGGTACCCCAGTGCCCCCTTCTGTTCTGTCGGGGCTCAGGCAGGACAGAATTTCAGAGGTTTAGGTTTCTGATGCAGGAAGCTTCTCCTGATGCTTCAGTCTGAGCAAAAGAACTGAGCAAAGAAGCATTAGGAGACActtcctgcatcagtaacttAAGTTTTCAAGAAATCTGATGACCCTACGGTAGAAACAACAGGTGAAAAAGAGAGACAAGAAGAGAGGCCATAATCCCCCATTCTcgtatatatacaaaaatgccTTTTTATGGCTCCTGTACCAAACATACTGCCCAACTGCCATTCACAGGAAATCTATTTGATATGTATGATTTGATGCTGGCTGTGATTGGAAGCTACCTGGAAAATTGGCTTTCTACTTAGCCTACATTACCCATAAGCCATGGTATATGATATAAacccacatatttatatatatatatatatatatatatatatatatatatttataatgtcaAAGCAAGGTTAgatgtgtttttgttttctacCATACCTAAAGTCATTGCTAGGGGATGTCTTGTTGGTTATTGTTTGTCCCAATCTGCTGCTTCATAGGCAAATAGGGCATAGTTATAAGCCTGGGTGCGACAGTTGCAACTGGTGATCCCTTCGTTGGCTTAGTGGTAGAGCAGGGGACTGGAAAGGTTAGCGATGagtggattcccccccccccccgggcggaGCAAAAGTAATGCCACCCAGGccaatgatgcttgatgccaatgttattaatagggagaagagataaaaatataggaaggctggtattctTTTCCAGAAAAGTTGGCAGCCCTAGTCCTTACACGTGTGTTTGTATCTGCgcttgccctgtgctggtacgcCTACTgcatgcatgttgcagggctgcattgATTGTATGGAAATTAAATTGCTATCAGGGCAGCATTTCTAGGTTTTCTAGacttgtccctgaattttcaagaaATCTGGTGACCCTACAGTAGTAGCAACAGGCGGAAAAAGAGAAACCAATACAGAAGCTCTAATCTcctaacccagtgctgtccaactggcgggcccGGTCCTTTATGACTAAATAAGACTTAGCTACACTTAGCTATGTTTACACAAACAGTACACAAATGCACATTATAATGACATACTTACCATACCCTTTTTCATTTCCTGATTTAAAGGTCCTACATAAGGCAAGGTGTAAATGGGGTGGTTAGTAGCAACAAATCTGCTGAAAAAGCAAATGCTGAATGTGAAATGGACACAAATAGACTCAGCAAACTGCAGGTCAATATGTGGCATGTGACACGGAGGGACAAATTGTATTAGTACCGGCTACATTTATTCCCATGGGATTCCTCATATGCCACTTGCGGTGTGACCGCTATTCAGAAATATTATCTCTATAGCCCCAGCCTAGCAATAGCCTAGCAGCGCTCCATCATAAATCCCAGTTTGTCCTAATCAAGGCCACAATAATAATGCTAGAGTACTAGTGGAAACAATATGGGGATTATCTCTGGCAGGCTCTATTGTTAGGTGTGAAGGACACTCGGCACAGCTCTGCTACTTTATATCtgcttgttcataaatgactttacACTCTGCATTGTTCTCTGATATTTATGTTGTAAATAAAGTTATTTATTCAGAACGCTAAGGGGCATGTAACAGCCCAGGAGGTGGCTTACACTTTTATTTTAAAGCAGGGGGAAAGATTCATTGTTTGACATGCGTGAtgtcactaagcactgattataagtaATGACATTACTATGtactgattataactaatgatatcactaagcacccaCCAAAAGTAATTACATCACTAATCActgattattaataataacatcactaagcatgaTTATAATAAGTAACATTGGTAAGCACCGATTATAAGTGATGAGATCACTAATCACTGACTATaagtaatgacatcactaagcactgattataaataatgacatcacaaagcaggACAATAATTAATCATTCTGgtaagcactgattataattgATGAGATCACTAGCACTGACTATAagtaattacatcactaagcactgactatgtatgtatgtatatctttatttataaagcgctacttatgtacgcagcgctgtacagtagaattcattaatacagacaggggggttaaagataatggataaatacaaagtacaacaataaatacaaataaatacaaggtacagttgcaataagagtcagaaacacaagatgaaggaggtccctgccccgtagagcttacaatctataagttattacatcactaagcactgactaTAAgttattacatcactaagcactgattataaataatgacatcacaaagcaggACTATAATTAATCATTCTggtaagcactgattataagtgATGAGATCACTAGCACTTACTATAagtaattacatcactaagcactgactaTAAgttattacatcactaagcactgactaTAAgttattacatcactaagcactgattataaataatgacatcactaagcaggaCTATAATTAATCATACTGGTAAGCACTAATTATAAGTGATGAGATCACTAGCACTGACTATAagtaattacatcactaagcactgactataagtaattacatcactaagcacttacTATAAgttattacatcactaagcactgattataaataatgacatcactaagcaggactataattaataatacaggtatgggatcacttatctggaaacccgttatccagaaagctcagaattacggaaagcccgtctcccatagactctattttaatcaaataatttagaattttaaaactaatttccttttctctgtaataataaaacagaacattgtaattgatcccaactaagctataaataatccttttgggtttaattaatgttttattgattttttagtagactcaaggtatgaagatccaaatgacagaaagacccgttatccggaatacccttggtcccgagcattctggataacggggcctatacctgtactagtaagcACTGATAATAAGGGATGAGACTACAACTGACTATaagtaatgacatcactaagcaaacactatgggcctgattcactaaagggcgataaaacgtgcgctatttttattgtgcgctaaaatttttaccgcgtcttaattttggcgatttttcgcacgattcactataagcatactcgcgcttttttacgtgcgatattgcatgcgttatttaactcgcgatgggctatttcaatgcggtatttgccggtacatgcgctaaatacgcgaataatcgccgcatatgaatggtagcatataaatagtagcatataaatagtagatgcttataaatagtagccactagtgatgagcaaatgtgttctggtttctttagtgaaaaattagcaaatctttcgaaagatccacgaaacggcaaaaatgttgtgtgggcaaaaaaattgttgctgtgactattattttttgacacttgtatcaatttttggatgtgtggtgaatttttgcgtggcaaattttttcatgcgttttgccattggcagattgttttgagaaacgcatgaaaaaatccgccgcgaaaaaaattcaacgcacgtccaaaaatttgctgcgaatccatgcctggcgaagcatttcatcacttgtagccaaatataaatagttgcgcaaatgaacgcacgccatgttagccatacacgccaatacttgcggaaaattactgtattaaaaatgaacatttcgctgcaaactggcggctgcgtcactctaggggaaacacagacttgaataaataacactgtaagtccatattttattgcaaaaaataatttactgtacttttgtataatttttcgcctgcctgtaataagtgttaattttcgcatagcccaatgcaatatttagcgcgcaaaagttatagtgaatcatgcgatcatattcttttcagcgcggaaattaacgcaaaacggtaaaactagtgcgagaaataccgcatgcgaaaatggcgatttttcgcacgcgataatactatggtgaatcgcgcgcaaattattttgcgtttttttacgcgaaaaagcgtgctataatttttatcgccctttagtgaatcaggccctataagTAATGCACTAAGCACTGATTGAAAGTATGACATCACT from the Xenopus tropicalis strain Nigerian chromosome 5, UCB_Xtro_10.0, whole genome shotgun sequence genome contains:
- the kcng3 gene encoding potassium voltage-gated channel subfamily G member 3 isoform X1, encoding MNFPRDSFTLNVGGARYSFSQEVIKDFPLRRVSRLHGCSSEQDVLEVCDDYDQERNEYFFDRHSEAFGFIMMYVKYGKLRFVPQMCELSFYNEMIYWGLERSQLEYCCQRRLDERMSDTYTYMSDESKPDESCNLKDEQQQQQQQGPSDKKWKERMRITFEEPTSSLAAQILAVISIIFVIVSMVVLCASTLPDWKTAQNHSAEEHRYTASLWEPSGIIEAICIGWFTAECIVRFIVSKDKCEFVKRPLNIIDLLAITPYYVSVLMTVFTGENPQLQRAGVTLRVLRMMRIFWVIKLARHFIGLQTLGLTLKRCYREMVMLLVFICVAMAIFGALSQLLEHGLDLEAKNEDYSSIPAACWWVIISMTTVGYGDMYPISVPGRILGGVCVVSGIVLLALPITFIYHSFVQCYHELKFKSARYGRSLSNEFLN
- the kcng3 gene encoding potassium voltage-gated channel subfamily G member 3 isoform X3 gives rise to the protein MNFPRDSFILNVGGARYSFSQEVIKDFPLRRVSRLHGCSSEQDVLEVCDDYDQERNEYFFDRHSEAFGFIMMYVKYGKLRFVPQMCELSFYNEMIYWGLERSQLEYCCQRRLDERMSDTYTYMSDESKPDESCNLKDEQQQQQQQGPSDKKWKERMRITFEEPTSSLAAQILAVISIIFVIVSMVVLCASTLPDWKTAQNHSVEEHRYTASLWEPSGIIEAICIGWFTAECIVRFIVSKDKCEFVKRPLNIIDLLAITPYYVSVLMTVFTGENPQLQRAGVTLRVLRMMRIFWVIKLARHFIGLQTLGLTLKRCYREMVMLLVFICVAMAIFGALSQLLEHGLDLEAKNEDYSSIPAACWWVIISMTTVGYGDMYPISVPGRILGGVCVVSGIVLLALPITFIYHSFVQCYHELKFKSARYGRSLSNEFLN